The stretch of DNA TATCAGATGATGACAAAAGGAGGTAGGTGCTCTGCTCAGTCAGGGTTAGCTTTATTTGCAATAGGCTGCAGCGAGTTCTGCCACTGGTTCTgcatccttccttccctcctcctaaCTCCCAGCAACACCaacaaagcagaggagaaacaaaaagaaaagaggaaatctCACACAGAGCTGGGTATTGATGAGTCCACCCAGCCTGTTATTGAGCTGGGGAGGTGGGAACTTGGTGGCAAAAAGAGCACATTATCTCGCAGCTGTAGGTGGTGTGCTCAATAAGGGCTGGTGGCCTCTGCCTTCACATCAGCACCACCACAGAAGATGACATTCGCGCTTGTGGGAgatctctgctgggctggaagtTGAAGAAGTATGAGTCTGTCATCAAGCAAATTAGAAATTGGCTCAGacccccaggagctggaggaggtgtGATTAATTCACCACCTAATAGGGCAGAGCAGTGTAAAGGGAATCTCTGCAGGTAACTCCAGGCAGAGTAGAAGCTTTAAAGACCCAGTTTTTTACCCCTATTCATCTGTCCCTCCTATTCATACAGGCTTTTTGGAGCCAGAAAGTATCCTCTGCAAGTCCATGAAAGGGAGAGGGTTGGGCCATGAAAGTACCTAAGACACTTGTGATCCTTTATACTAACAGTTTTCTCCAAGTGTGACCCTAAGCAGGGGTAGGCAGGTTGCATTTATTAATGAGGTCAAAGTGCTATTTAACTGGTGTGCATTGTTTGAAGTGTGGCACTTTGGTGGCCCCAGTGTCAAACATTAGCTCTGTCCTCAGCTAGATATACTCAGAAGAATCTGGGCAGGTGGGCTTTATTATTGTCACAAGACAGCTGGGATCTCGTGATAAACACTAGGAATTTGAGTGAAAAAGTAGCTCCTTTCAAAGGAAGAAGCatcccagctgagctctgatGTGCCTGTAATTGTTTCTCCACCAGGAACTATGGCGGGGTGTACGTGGGCCTGCCGTCAGATGCAGCTGCCATGGCTTCCAGTCAGACAAAAGGTGCACCCAAAGGTACTGGCAGGTTGtggatttattttctcttgctttccGGGGATCATTTTATCTAGAAGGATGtatgttctttaaaaatcaattattaTTTCAGACAGACTGACTAGCCTTGAAGCCTCTTAAGGCTGTAGGGCTATTTATACTTGTCAAAGGGATTGTtcccttttatttaaaatttaacacACTTTTGCAGAAGGATCCTAGAGCAGATGCTGACAGTGCAGGTACATGGTCTTCTGAACATCTTCTCCACTTTCTGACTGCTCTgtgaactgaaagaaaacaaaaccccgTTAGGACTAACAGGCTGTGATAGAAGCACTTGAAGAGCCCCAGCGCTATTTTTAGTTTTGAAGGTATTTACTTGCATTGTGGTGAATTCCAGTAATAACAGTTAGTAAGTGCTTGCTTTCAGGTTTATTTCTATTCTTAAATGAAACCCAGcagaaattgtttcttttccatgttATATTTTTGAGCAGTGGGAAAAAGCTTTAGATTTATAGCTATTTAATTGACAAGTCATAAACATGTAATTATTAAATAATGTAATATTGTTTTGatttaacacaaaaaaaatgctgctgtcaCATATGTATAGCACAGAGTTTAGTCACTGACTGGTGCTTTCAAAATTTGctgcaaaacaagaaa from Haemorhous mexicanus isolate bHaeMex1 chromosome 5, bHaeMex1.pri, whole genome shotgun sequence encodes:
- the C5H12orf75 gene encoding overexpressed in colon carcinoma 1 protein; the encoded protein is MGCGNSTAGGAGGRGATGTTKDVAEESISDDDKRRNYGGVYVGLPSDAAAMASSQTKGAPKD